The proteins below come from a single Salmo salar unplaced genomic scaffold, Ssal_v3.1, whole genome shotgun sequence genomic window:
- the LOC106590945 gene encoding zinc finger protein 239-like, with protein sequence MSFIQLASLKAHEWTHTEEKPFQCSQCRKIFTLLANLKRHERIHTGEKPYHCFQCEKRFSRSGDLKAHEWTHTGEEPFHCSQCRKRFTVLANLKRHERIHTGEKPHHCSHCGMGFIQSRSLKEHEWTHTGEKPFQCSQCGKSFIVLSNLKRHERIHTGEKPFQCSHCGNSFTQRGHLKEHERIHTGEKPYHCSQCKNRFSRVGDLKAHERTHTGEKPFQCSQCRKSFTVLATLKRHERKHTEEKPSTDGVDGD encoded by the coding sequence atGAGTTTTATTCAGTTAGCGAGCCTGAAGGCGCATGAGTGGACACACACAGAAGAAAAGCCTTTCCAGTGTTCCCAGTGTAGAAAGATTTTTACCCTGTTAGCTAACCTGAaaaggcatgagagaatacacacaggagaaaagccttaccactgcttccAATGTGAAAAGAGATTTTCCCGATCAGGGGACCTAAAAGCTCATGagtggacacacacaggagaagaaCCTTTCCATTGTTCCCAGTGTAGAAAGCGTTTTACTGTGTTAGCTAACCTGAAAAGGCATgagcgaatacacacaggagaaaagcctcatcactgttcccactgtggaatGGGTTTTATTCAGTCAAGGAGCCTGAAGGAGCATGagtggacacacacaggagaaaagcctttccaatgttcccagtgtggaaagagttttatcgTGTTAAGTAACCTAAaaaggcatgagagaatacacacaggagaaaagccattCCAATGTTCCCATTGTGGAAACAGTTTTACTCAGAGAGGGCACCTAAaagagcatgagagaatacacacaggagaaaagccttaccactgctcccagtgtaaaAATAGATTTTCCCGAGTAGGGGACCTAAAAgctcatgagaggacacacacaggagaaaagcctttccaatgttcccagtgtagAAAGAGTTTTACTGTGTTAGCTACCCTGAAAAGGCATGAGAGAAAACACACTGAAGAAAAGCCGAGCACTGACGGCGTGGATggcgattaa